Below is a window of Candidatus Paceibacterota bacterium DNA.
TTCTCATTCTTCCATTTCGATTCAATCTCTGATGTTCGTTCTTTAAAGTCAGCAATTTCAGCATCGATCTTCTTTACTCGATCCTTTGACTTTGCATTTGTTTCCTTTTTCAAAGCTTCTCGTTCAATTTCCAAACGCATTACCTTTGCATGAGTTTCCTGTAGTACCGGTGGCATGTCTTCAAGAGAGATTTTCAAATATGACGCTGACTCATCAATGAGGTCAACCGCTTTGTCAGGCAAAAACCTGTCAGAAATATATCGACTTGAGAGATTTACCGCAGCAACAATAGCATCGTCGGTAATTCGTACACCGTGATAGAGCTCATACTTTTCTTTAAGACCTCGGAGAATAGCAATCGCATCATCGATTGATGGCTCGTTAACATACACCGGCTGGAAACGTCGAGTCAGAGCTGGATCCTTTTCAATATGCTTTTGATATTCGCGGAGTGTTGTTGCACCAATTGCACGAAGCTCACCACGAGCAAGCGCGGGCTTTAACATGTTTGAGGCATCGAGTGATCCTTCAGCACTTCCAGCTCCAACGATTGTATGGATCTCGTCGATAAAGAGGACAATACGTCCTTCTGACTTTTCAATTTCCTTAATAATATTTTTGAGGCGTTCCTCAAATTCTCCACGGTATTTTGTGCCGGCAACAAGAGAACCAAGATCGAGTGACACAAGTTCTTTATCCTTAAGTGACTCAGGAACATCTCCTTGAGCCATACGAATCGCCAACCCCTCAACGATCGCTGTTTTTCCAACACCTGCCTCACCAATCAAGATTGGGTTATTTTTTGTTCGTCGAGAAAGAATCTGGATGATACGTGTAATTTCATCATCACGACCAATGACTGGATCAAGTTTATTTTCAGAAGCGAGCTTAGTCAGTGAACGCGTAAATTTTGTCAGTGACTTGTTTCGCTTTGGCTGATGTGAGTCAGCAGTCTTTGTATTTTTAAATTCTTCAATCACCTTAACTACTGCTTCACGCTTAATGCGGAATTTTGAAAGTAGCTCTTTTGCACGACTTGGAACATCGAGCATTGCGAGGAAGAGGTGTTCAGATCCCACAAACTCTTCGTTCATGGTACGAGCAACACGCACAGACGCTTCAACGATCTGTGCAAATTCTGGAGTGAGGTATATCTGGTATGCAGGTGAAAGTGTCTGTGCGGTTTCACCTGTTTCAACCACCTCGAGCATTGAGTCAGTCAGAAGCATTGTATCAACCTCCATTCTCTCAAGGATTGCCAATACCAAACTCTCTTCCTGCAAGAGAAAGGCGCCTAAAAGATGTACAGGATTAACATGATTCTGCCCACGTTCTATGGCTAATTCATGGGCTTTTTTAATCGTTTCCTTCGCTTTTGTTGTGAAATTACTAAAAGGTGGCATATGCCCACATTTTACACTATTTTAAACAGTGTTTCAAGGGCAATATCTATATCTTTTTTAGTCGTTTCTCGTCCAAATGAGAACCGGATTGATGACTCGGCACAGCGCCGCTTCGCCTCCCCTAAGGACTCAATGACGTATGAACCAGCAGCGTCTGATAGTGTCGAGCAGCTACTTGCAGAGGAAACACAGATTCCCTTTGCATCAAGCTGAAGCACCACGAATTCAGAATCAATGTTTCGAATGCACACATTTACATTGTTTGGTATTAGTTCTCCCTCTTTCACACTTCCATTAATAGACGCCTTCTCACCATAGTGACGTGCAATTTTTTCTATGAAATATGTTTGTAACTTGCGGATTCGTTCTGACTCCGACACTCGAAGTTCAGTTGCTTCTATGAGTGCCTCTTTAATACCAACAACTTGAGATACAGACTCTGTTCCCGGTCGCTTTCCTCGCTGGTGTGCACCACCAAGCATAAGCGGTGCAAAACGTACCGCATCTTTTGCAATGAGTATGCCGCTTGCCCGTGGTCCATACATTTTAATTCCGTCCAAGGTCACCATATCTACACCCAATTCATTAATCGCAAGCGGCAAGTACAAAGGTGCTTGACACGCATCAGTATAGAAATACGGATAGTCGGAGTGTTGATCTCTTCCAGAAACACTTTTCCGCATCTCTTTAATTTTCTTCGAAATCTCACGGAGTGGCTGGATTGTTCCAATTTCATTGTTTACATACATCACACAGACCAAGACAGTGTCAGGAGTTAGAAGTTTTGAAATTTCTTTTGGGTCAATAATGCCATCATCGTTTGGAAGTACGTATGTGATGAGTACACCATCGGCTTCAAGTGCACGGGTAGTTTCAAGTACCGCAGCGTGTTCGAATGCTGAAACGATAATATGTGGTCGCGGAAATACTGTTCTATCGAGTGCCTTGATTACGCCCTGGATTGCAAGGTTGGCCGATTCTGTTCCTCCTGACGTGAAATATATTTCATTAGGTTGTGCAGAAACAATCTTTGCAATCTGTACGCGAGCGTCTTTGATGATCTCTTTCGCCTTCACCCCTTCTGTATATATCGCTGCTGGGTTATGAAAGTACCCTTGGTACGTTTCAAGCACGCGAGATACACGTTTTGAGACAGGTGTAGCGGACGCATAGTCAAGAAATACACGTTTTGAGGTCCCGTGCGTGGGGTTTTTTTGAAACCAAGAGAAATTGATGCCCATGTGCGCGATTGTAACCCCTGAATGTACAAATACAAAGCGATATGTATAATCAAAAAGCTATGTCATCTCCTAAGAAAAATGAGAAAAGCAAAGGGACAAGTACAGGGGAACTCATTGAAAGACCCCCTATTGTTGTTGTCATGGGACACATTGACCATGGTAAGTCCACCCTCCTTGATTACATTCGAAAGACTTCAATAGTAGACAAAGAGGCTGGGGGTATCACACAAAAGGTAGGAGCATATGAAGTGGAAGTTGAACGTGCAAGCGGTATGAAGCGCGTTACATTCATCGACACACCAGGCCATGAAGCCTTCCAAGGAATACGTGCTCGCGGAGCAAAAACTGCCGATATTGCCATCCTTGTTGTCTCTGCTGAAGATGGAGTTAAGCCACAGACCCTCCAGGCACTACAAACTATTCTTGCCGAAGAACTTCCATACCTCGTTGCAATTAACAAAATCGATCGACCTAACGCTGACATCGAACGAACCAAACAAAGCCTCGCTGAAAACGAAATCTATGTTGAAGGATACGGAGGAAATATTTCTGTTGTACCTATTTCAGCAAAAACTGGAGAAAATGTAGACGAACTCATCGAGACAATTCTTCTTATGGCAGAGCTAGAAGAGTTTAAGGCGGGAACTGATGCGCAATGCACAGGATTCGTACTTGAATCAGACCGAGACAAGAAAAAAGGAAACGCCGCAACACTAATTATCACCTCTGGAACCATGCGTTCAGGAGAAACAGTCGTTGCTGGACTCACCTACTCTCCTATCCGTGTATTTGAAAACTTCTTAGGCAAACCAATCAAAGAAGCAACATTCTCAGCTCCTGTTCGAATCAGCGGTTGGGACTCAGTTCCACCAGTAGGCTCAACATTTACTGTGTTTTCAACAAAGAAAGAAGCCGAAGCCTACATTGATGAACAAAAAGATATCCTCTCCCAGGTTAAACAAACAAACAACAGAAATACCACCGGTGAAAGCAAGCCGTACATTCCTGTCATTATTCGTGCGCAAGATGCCGGAAGACTGGACGCGGTTATCCACGAGATTTCAAAAATTTCCCATCCTGATATTGATATAAAAGTTATCTCAAGTGGTGTTGGTGAAATTACCGAAGCTGATATCAAAATGGCAATTGGCTCTTCAACAAAAGCAGTCGTTGTTGGATTTGCAACAAGCATCGACACACCAGCTCGAATGATGGCAGAAAACAGCGCGACTGACATTCGATCGTTTGAAATCATTTACAAACTGTCAGAGTGGCTCCAGGAACTTCTCAAAGAACGTATTCCAAAGAAGATGACTGACCAAATTACAGGAAAACTTAAAGTACTTAAATTCTTCAGCCGATCAAAAGACAAACAAATCATTGGAGGAAAAGTTATCGAAGGAGTAATTAAAAACGGTGGTGAAATTAAAATCATCCGCCGAGAAAATGACATTGGCCGAGGTTCTATCCGCGAACTCCAAGCAAAAAAGGAACGTGCGAGCGAGATTGAAGAAGGACGCGAGTGTGGATTGATGGTTGAGTCAAAGTTTGAAATCGCTCCAGGAGATATCCTTGAAGCATTTGAAACTATTGAGATATAGCGCCATACTATTTACATGAGACACACACCAGAGAGAAAAGAATCCTTACTTCGTGACGCAACAGCGGAATTTATTGCACGTAATGCAAACCGCACTTCCTTAATTACCGTCACTCGAGTGATCATTGACGAGAAGAGTCACCTTGCTGACATCATGATTTCAGTACTTCCTGAAAGCCAAGAAGCTGCAGTTCTCGATTTCTTG
It encodes the following:
- a CDS encoding AAA family ATPase, whose protein sequence is MPPFSNFTTKAKETIKKAHELAIERGQNHVNPVHLLGAFLLQEESLVLAILERMEVDTMLLTDSMLEVVETGETAQTLSPAYQIYLTPEFAQIVEASVRVARTMNEEFVGSEHLFLAMLDVPSRAKELLSKFRIKREAVVKVIEEFKNTKTADSHQPKRNKSLTKFTRSLTKLASENKLDPVIGRDDEITRIIQILSRRTKNNPILIGEAGVGKTAIVEGLAIRMAQGDVPESLKDKELVSLDLGSLVAGTKYRGEFEERLKNIIKEIEKSEGRIVLFIDEIHTIVGAGSAEGSLDASNMLKPALARGELRAIGATTLREYQKHIEKDPALTRRFQPVYVNEPSIDDAIAILRGLKEKYELYHGVRITDDAIVAAVNLSSRYISDRFLPDKAVDLIDESASYLKISLEDMPPVLQETHAKVMRLEIEREALKKETNAKSKDRVKKIDAEIADFKERTSEIESKWKNEKEILNDIKTAKKSLETLRLEAEGAEARADLAKAAEIRYGKIPALEKELEGKLKKLKRLQVGRRILKEEIREQDIAEIVAKWTGIPMARMMETEADKLTRMEDELRKRIVGQDEAVKKIADTVRRSRAGIADPNRPIGSFIFLGPTGVGKTELTKALAEFMFDDDKALIRVDMSEFMERHAVSKLIGAPPGYVGYDEGGGLTEAVRHRPYSVILFDEIEKAHPEVFNLLLQVLDNGRLTDSKGRTVNFKNTVIIMTSNLGAQYIDRLQKIGFHTDGNAGEYAESKEKIMEALKDHFRPEFLNRIDDIIVFDVLSPEVIESIVRIQVEQIKERLAQKEITLDVSEEAMKLLAKEGYNPQFGARPLKRLIQSKILNQAAQLIISKSILKGGSISVGVKDSQFTFDIKKGRKGSIIQEELVAA
- a CDS encoding cysteine desulfurase family protein — its product is MGINFSWFQKNPTHGTSKRVFLDYASATPVSKRVSRVLETYQGYFHNPAAIYTEGVKAKEIIKDARVQIAKIVSAQPNEIYFTSGGTESANLAIQGVIKALDRTVFPRPHIIVSAFEHAAVLETTRALEADGVLITYVLPNDDGIIDPKEISKLLTPDTVLVCVMYVNNEIGTIQPLREISKKIKEMRKSVSGRDQHSDYPYFYTDACQAPLYLPLAINELGVDMVTLDGIKMYGPRASGILIAKDAVRFAPLMLGGAHQRGKRPGTESVSQVVGIKEALIEATELRVSESERIRKLQTYFIEKIARHYGEKASINGSVKEGELIPNNVNVCIRNIDSEFVVLQLDAKGICVSSASSCSTLSDAAGSYVIESLGEAKRRCAESSIRFSFGRETTKKDIDIALETLFKIV
- the infB gene encoding translation initiation factor IF-2: MSSPKKNEKSKGTSTGELIERPPIVVVMGHIDHGKSTLLDYIRKTSIVDKEAGGITQKVGAYEVEVERASGMKRVTFIDTPGHEAFQGIRARGAKTADIAILVVSAEDGVKPQTLQALQTILAEELPYLVAINKIDRPNADIERTKQSLAENEIYVEGYGGNISVVPISAKTGENVDELIETILLMAELEEFKAGTDAQCTGFVLESDRDKKKGNAATLIITSGTMRSGETVVAGLTYSPIRVFENFLGKPIKEATFSAPVRISGWDSVPPVGSTFTVFSTKKEAEAYIDEQKDILSQVKQTNNRNTTGESKPYIPVIIRAQDAGRLDAVIHEISKISHPDIDIKVISSGVGEITEADIKMAIGSSTKAVVVGFATSIDTPARMMAENSATDIRSFEIIYKLSEWLQELLKERIPKKMTDQITGKLKVLKFFSRSKDKQIIGGKVIEGVIKNGGEIKIIRRENDIGRGSIRELQAKKERASEIEEGRECGLMVESKFEIAPGDILEAFETIEI
- a CDS encoding ribosome-binding factor A, with the translated sequence MRHTPERKESLLRDATAEFIARNANRTSLITVTRVIIDEKSHLADIMISVLPESQEAAVLDFLRRNVIDFKDFLSERVRIGRIPHFVFTIDEGEKNRQKIDRLV